From the Selenomonas timonae genome, one window contains:
- a CDS encoding DHH family phosphoesterase yields the protein MKITLDEAAKIIGDAQTIILTSHIRPDGDSIGSTLGLMHYLRAQGKDARVLIDDDLPRIFKVLPGLEMIERPAEGVRYTADLLIVCDVELKRTGNVVSSVDAVRVLNIDHHVTNDEEAEYLYLNPDYAATCEIMHDLIGAMGGTFSLDVATCLYTGMATDTGFFRFSNTTPHTMRAAADLIEVGVKPNIISVAMELKSYDEVMAQVRAIRNLEMFHDGMVAAVFIDEEKAKEVTTTEGLLDKLRVIEGTQVVFFMKWLEKDTYRVSMRSKGTNVSRIAQGFGGGGHVRAAGCTIYAPFDEAKKKILAAIGEELNR from the coding sequence ATGAAGATCACATTGGACGAAGCCGCAAAGATCATTGGCGATGCGCAGACCATCATCCTCACCTCGCACATTCGACCCGATGGGGACTCCATCGGCTCGACGCTTGGGCTCATGCACTATCTGAGAGCGCAGGGCAAGGACGCGCGCGTCCTGATTGACGATGACCTGCCGCGCATCTTCAAGGTGCTGCCGGGGCTTGAGATGATCGAGCGCCCTGCAGAGGGCGTGCGCTATACCGCTGATCTCCTCATCGTCTGCGATGTCGAGCTGAAGCGTACAGGAAATGTTGTTTCCTCCGTGGATGCAGTGCGCGTGCTGAACATCGACCATCATGTGACGAATGACGAGGAGGCAGAGTACCTCTATCTGAATCCGGACTACGCCGCAACCTGCGAGATCATGCACGACCTGATCGGCGCGATGGGCGGCACGTTCTCGCTCGATGTTGCGACCTGCCTCTATACGGGCATGGCGACTGATACGGGCTTCTTCCGCTTCTCGAATACGACGCCGCATACGATGCGCGCGGCGGCCGATCTCATCGAGGTGGGTGTAAAGCCGAATATCATCTCCGTTGCAATGGAGCTCAAATCCTACGATGAGGTCATGGCACAGGTGCGCGCGATCCGCAACCTCGAGATGTTCCATGACGGCATGGTTGCGGCGGTCTTCATCGACGAGGAAAAGGCGAAGGAAGTCACGACGACGGAGGGGCTGCTCGACAAGCTGCGCGTGATCGAGGGGACGCAGGTCGTCTTCTTCATGAAGTGGCTCGAGAAGGATACGTATCGCGTCAGCATGCGCTCGAAGGGCACGAATGTCTCGCGCATCGCGCAGGGATTCGGCGGCGGCGGGCACGTCCGCGCGGCGGGCTGCACGATTTACGCGCCCTTTGACGAGGCGAAGAAAAAGATCCTCGCGGCAATCGGGGAGGAGCTGAACCGTTAA
- the truB gene encoding tRNA pseudouridine(55) synthase TruB: MDGFINVLKPTGLSSHDVIDIVRRIFKQKRVGHAGTLDPAAAGILPLALGRAARLVEYMEGADKSYRAEIAFGYATDTGDVYGEVIESVPHPTLPTEEEMRAVLARFVGEIQQRPPAYSAIKIGGQRAYDLARQGAEVEIEARTVTIHRLELVHVDAVRRRILIDVDCAKGTYIRSLCTDIGTALGLPATMHFLLRTRVGGFVLADSYTLEELAEVRETALCAPDTALDLPVYELAPQRVKAFYSGLSTSERRMELAEGCYRVYAEGVFLGIGHYDAAAQEMYPAKAFPPV, translated from the coding sequence GTGGACGGATTTATCAACGTATTAAAACCCACAGGGCTTTCGTCGCACGATGTCATCGACATTGTGCGGCGTATTTTTAAGCAGAAGCGCGTGGGGCATGCGGGCACGCTCGATCCAGCGGCGGCGGGCATCCTGCCCCTTGCACTCGGACGCGCGGCGCGCCTCGTGGAGTATATGGAGGGGGCGGACAAGTCCTATCGCGCGGAGATTGCGTTTGGATATGCGACGGATACGGGGGATGTGTATGGCGAAGTGATCGAGAGTGTCCCGCATCCGACACTGCCCACGGAGGAGGAGATGCGCGCCGTGCTTGCGCGCTTTGTCGGGGAGATCCAGCAGCGTCCGCCCGCCTACTCCGCGATCAAGATCGGCGGACAGCGTGCCTACGATCTTGCGCGTCAGGGCGCAGAGGTGGAGATTGAGGCGCGCACGGTTACGATTCACCGTCTGGAACTTGTGCATGTCGATGCCGTACGTCGACGCATTCTTATCGATGTGGACTGCGCGAAGGGGACATATATCCGCTCGCTTTGCACGGATATCGGCACGGCGCTCGGACTGCCCGCGACCATGCACTTCCTCCTGCGTACACGCGTCGGCGGCTTTGTGCTCGCGGATTCGTATACGCTTGAGGAACTTGCGGAGGTGCGGGAGACAGCTCTGTGTGCTCCTGACACTGCCCTCGATCTGCCTGTGTATGAGCTCGCCCCGCAGCGCGTGAAGGCGTTCTACAGCGGGCTTTCGACCTCGGAGCGGCGCATGGAGCTTGCCGAGGGCTGCTACCGTGTGTATGCTGAGGGCGTTTTTCTGGGCATCGGCCATTATGATGCGGCGGCGCAGGAGATGTACCCCGCAAAGGCATTTCCGCCGGTGTGA
- a CDS encoding insulinase family protein, which produces MKIDDVIHGFRLVRLEEIAEAEGRAYTFVHEKTGARLFFLETADDNKVFSISFRTPPVDDTGVAHIVEHSVLCGSRKYPLKEPFVELVKGSLNTFLNAMTFPDKTMYPVASRNDRDFQNLMDVYLDAVFYPAMRTNPQVLMQEGWHYELDDADAPLRYSGVVYNEMKGALSAPDDLLGSRIMAALYPDTTYGCESGGDPDAIPGLTQEMFLDFHARYYHPSNSYIYLYGDLDIEEKLAYLDSAYLSHFERIPVPSRIDRQQPFAGQVKAEYFYPIGTEEPLEENSFLSLNWVIGDTSDRKRVMALQILDHALLRMQGAPLRQALIDAGLGRDVDSNYESDVLQPFFSIVVSKSETGRADEFVRVVKETLRKLADGGLDHTLVQASLNTLEFRLRESDFGSSPKGLIYGIRMMKTWLYDGTPEDYLRYEDVLAALKEGLESGYFEQVIRESFLENPHEALVTLTPSRTLGAEREVAQEKILAEKKAAMSADEIAAVMDSCAALRAAQEEPDTEEALASIPILARSDIRKEAEQLPLDVRDCAGTKVLFSDLETNGIVYLNFYFPMSAVAQEDLPYAYLLAEMFGAVDTARHSYAELAMLRSLYTGGIGADIVAYTRAGEPDSLAPRFKLRAKVLKENLPRLFDLLAEIMTESDFSGAKRIREIVDEEKTGMELSLQRAANQVVAARIAGYLMPSGCYTEVGGLPFHDFLRTFKDDFAARHEEMQAAFARIIPQIFNRNDLMVSITAPAADYETVATGLADFQSKLSGAEFPVASYTWEIAARNEGLMTQSRVQYVAKGANFIKLGYSYTGVLRVLETLLRYDYFWTRIRVQGGAYGAMTQFNRNGFMVFASYRDPNLAETFAVLDETPDYVRTFDVSDREMDKFIIGTMSNVDAPLTSQMKGDMAATFHLRGITWEDRQRAREEILTAQQADVRALADMIEAAMRADVRCVLGGEEKIRANEALFGGIRPALRT; this is translated from the coding sequence ATGAAGATAGATGACGTAATACACGGCTTTCGCCTCGTTCGCTTGGAGGAAATCGCAGAAGCAGAAGGGCGTGCGTATACATTTGTGCACGAGAAGACGGGCGCGCGGCTCTTCTTCCTTGAGACGGCGGACGACAACAAGGTTTTTTCGATCAGTTTCCGCACGCCGCCCGTCGATGATACGGGTGTGGCACACATTGTCGAGCACTCCGTGCTCTGCGGCTCGCGCAAATATCCGTTGAAGGAGCCGTTCGTCGAGCTTGTGAAGGGCTCGCTCAACACTTTCCTCAACGCAATGACATTCCCCGACAAGACGATGTATCCCGTCGCGAGCCGCAATGACCGTGATTTTCAGAATCTCATGGACGTGTACCTCGATGCGGTCTTCTACCCCGCGATGCGCACGAATCCGCAGGTGCTCATGCAGGAGGGCTGGCATTACGAGCTGGACGATGCAGACGCGCCTCTGCGCTACAGCGGCGTTGTCTACAACGAGATGAAGGGCGCGCTCTCGGCGCCCGATGATCTCCTCGGCAGCCGCATCATGGCGGCGCTCTATCCCGATACGACGTATGGCTGCGAGTCGGGCGGTGACCCCGATGCGATCCCCGGGCTCACGCAGGAGATGTTCCTCGACTTCCACGCGCGCTACTATCACCCGTCGAACAGCTATATCTACCTCTACGGAGACCTCGATATCGAGGAGAAGCTTGCCTACCTCGACAGTGCGTACCTTTCGCATTTCGAGCGGATTCCCGTACCTTCGCGCATCGACCGTCAGCAGCCGTTTGCGGGGCAGGTCAAAGCGGAGTATTTCTATCCCATCGGGACGGAGGAGCCACTCGAGGAGAACAGCTTCCTCTCGCTGAACTGGGTAATTGGCGACACGAGCGACCGCAAGCGCGTCATGGCACTGCAGATCCTCGATCATGCACTTCTCAGGATGCAGGGCGCGCCGCTGCGTCAGGCACTCATCGACGCGGGGCTCGGGCGCGATGTCGACTCGAACTACGAGAGCGACGTGCTGCAGCCGTTTTTCAGCATTGTTGTGAGCAAGTCGGAGACGGGGCGTGCGGATGAATTCGTGCGCGTTGTAAAGGAGACACTGCGGAAACTCGCGGACGGTGGTCTGGATCATACACTCGTACAGGCATCGCTCAATACGCTCGAGTTCCGTCTGCGCGAGTCGGACTTCGGCTCCTCGCCGAAGGGACTCATTTACGGAATCCGTATGATGAAGACATGGCTCTACGATGGCACGCCCGAGGACTATCTGCGCTATGAGGATGTCCTCGCTGCACTCAAGGAGGGACTGGAAAGCGGCTACTTCGAGCAGGTGATTCGGGAATCCTTCCTCGAAAATCCGCATGAGGCGCTTGTGACGCTCACCCCGAGCCGCACCCTTGGCGCGGAGCGCGAGGTGGCGCAGGAGAAGATTCTCGCGGAGAAAAAGGCTGCAATGTCTGCGGATGAGATTGCGGCGGTTATGGACTCCTGCGCGGCACTGCGGGCGGCACAGGAGGAACCGGACACGGAGGAGGCGCTTGCGTCGATTCCGATTCTCGCGCGCTCCGATATCCGAAAGGAAGCGGAGCAGCTGCCGCTCGATGTGCGCGACTGCGCGGGGACGAAGGTGCTGTTCTCCGATCTTGAGACGAACGGCATTGTCTATCTGAATTTCTACTTCCCGATGTCGGCGGTTGCGCAGGAGGATCTGCCCTATGCCTATCTCCTCGCGGAGATGTTCGGTGCGGTCGATACCGCGCGGCACAGCTACGCCGAGCTCGCCATGCTCCGCAGCCTCTATACGGGCGGCATCGGGGCGGACATTGTCGCTTATACGCGCGCGGGTGAGCCGGACTCCCTCGCACCGCGTTTCAAGCTACGCGCGAAGGTGCTGAAGGAAAATCTGCCGCGCCTTTTCGATCTGCTCGCAGAGATCATGACGGAGAGCGATTTCTCGGGCGCAAAGCGCATCCGCGAGATCGTGGACGAGGAAAAGACGGGTATGGAGCTCTCGCTCCAGCGTGCGGCGAATCAGGTTGTTGCCGCGCGCATTGCGGGCTATCTGATGCCCTCGGGTTGCTATACTGAGGTCGGCGGTCTGCCGTTCCACGATTTCCTGCGCACATTCAAGGACGATTTCGCGGCACGCCATGAGGAGATGCAGGCGGCATTTGCGCGGATTATCCCGCAGATCTTCAACCGCAACGACCTCATGGTGAGCATCACGGCACCTGCGGCGGACTATGAGACAGTTGCAACGGGGCTCGCGGATTTCCAGTCGAAGCTGTCGGGTGCAGAATTCCCCGTAGCGTCGTACACATGGGAGATTGCCGCGCGCAACGAGGGGCTGATGACGCAGAGCCGCGTGCAGTATGTGGCGAAGGGCGCGAATTTCATCAAGCTCGGCTACAGCTATACGGGTGTTCTACGCGTGCTTGAGACACTTCTGCGCTATGATTATTTCTGGACGCGCATCCGCGTGCAAGGCGGCGCGTATGGGGCGATGACGCAGTTCAACCGCAACGGCTTTATGGTATTCGCCTCCTACCGCGACCCGAATCTTGCGGAGACATTCGCCGTACTTGATGAGACGCCAGACTATGTGCGCACATTCGATGTGTCCGACCGTGAGATGGACAAGTTCATCATTGGCACGATGAGCAATGTAGATGCACCGCTGACATCGCAGATGAAGGGCGATATGGCGGCAACGTTCCATCTGCGCGGCATCACGTGGGAGGATCGCCAGCGTGCGCGTGAGGAGATTCTCACGGCACAGCAGGCGGATGTGCGTGCGCTTGCGGATATGATCGAGGCGGCGATGCGTGCGGATGTGCGCTGCGTGCTCGGCGGCGAGGAGAAGATCCGCGCAAATGAGGCGCTCTTCGGCGGGATTCGCCCTGCGTTGCGAACCTAA
- the dapA gene encoding 4-hydroxy-tetrahydrodipicolinate synthase encodes MKKIIFRGAGVAIITPFTETGVNYPELGRIIEDQIAGGTDAIIITGTTGESATMTDAEHREAIRFTVEQVKGRIPVVAGTGSNETAYAVELSQYAEQVGADALLLVTPYYNKCTQNGLVAHYTKIADSVNIPAILYNVPSRTGVNIKTETYVALAKHPRIVAVKEASGDLSAILRLRAAVGDELAVYSGNDDQIVPILSLGGLGVISVLSNVAPRATHDICQHYFDGNTAEAARLQIAYSDLIDALFCEVNPIPVKTAMRRLGYDAGSLRMPLSEMEPANAAKLDAALRAHGLLK; translated from the coding sequence ATGAAAAAGATAATTTTCCGTGGAGCGGGCGTTGCCATCATTACGCCGTTTACGGAGACGGGCGTGAACTATCCCGAACTTGGACGCATCATTGAGGATCAGATTGCGGGCGGAACGGATGCCATCATCATCACGGGTACGACGGGCGAGTCTGCAACGATGACGGATGCGGAGCACCGTGAGGCGATTCGTTTTACGGTGGAGCAGGTGAAGGGGCGCATTCCCGTCGTGGCGGGCACGGGCTCGAATGAGACTGCCTACGCCGTCGAACTCTCGCAGTATGCGGAGCAGGTCGGCGCGGACGCGCTGCTCCTCGTGACGCCGTACTACAATAAGTGTACGCAGAATGGTCTCGTTGCGCACTATACGAAGATCGCGGACAGCGTCAATATCCCTGCGATTCTCTATAATGTGCCCTCACGCACAGGTGTGAATATCAAGACGGAGACATACGTTGCGCTCGCAAAGCATCCGCGTATTGTTGCGGTGAAGGAGGCGAGCGGTGATCTCTCGGCAATCCTGCGCCTGCGCGCGGCGGTCGGCGATGAGCTGGCGGTCTACTCGGGCAACGACGACCAGATTGTGCCCATCCTCTCGCTCGGCGGTCTGGGGGTGATCTCCGTTCTGTCGAATGTTGCACCGCGTGCGACCCATGACATCTGTCAGCACTACTTTGATGGAAATACAGCGGAGGCAGCGCGACTCCAGATCGCATACTCTGATCTCATCGATGCGCTCTTCTGCGAGGTCAATCCGATCCCCGTCAAGACGGCAATGCGCCGCCTGGGCTACGATGCGGGCTCCCTGCGCATGCCGCTCTCGGAGATGGAACCGGCGAATGCGGCGAAGCTCGACGCAGCATTGCGGGCACATGGTCTGCTGAAATAA
- a CDS encoding basic amino acid ABC transporter substrate-binding protein: MNLKTYLLGAVLLGASALGLTGCGGSDAAGTQNVWRVGTDASYAPFGFQDEKSYEYVGFDIDIIRAIAEAQGHEVTIKNLNFDGLIPALQTGDLDIAISDMTINEDRARTVDFTDSYYRAGLSMVVRADETRINSFDDLKGLRVGVTIGSTGAEVARGIPNADLHEFSTISDAFLDLYNGGVDAVVNDTPVDEYYVENKGKGIAKVVPAQINQEDLGIAVKKGNAELLGQLNAGLRTIKENGKYAEIYRKWFGKEPPTE, translated from the coding sequence ATGAATTTGAAAACATATCTTTTGGGTGCCGTGCTTCTCGGCGCTTCCGCGCTGGGACTTACAGGCTGCGGCGGCTCTGATGCAGCAGGCACGCAGAATGTGTGGCGTGTCGGTACGGATGCAAGCTATGCGCCGTTCGGTTTTCAGGACGAGAAGTCGTATGAGTATGTCGGCTTTGACATCGACATCATCCGCGCGATTGCAGAGGCGCAGGGGCATGAGGTCACGATCAAGAATCTCAATTTTGACGGGCTGATTCCTGCACTGCAGACGGGCGATCTCGACATCGCCATCTCCGACATGACGATCAACGAGGATCGTGCAAGGACGGTGGACTTCACGGACTCGTACTATCGGGCGGGGCTGAGCATGGTCGTGCGCGCGGATGAAACGCGCATCAACAGCTTTGACGATCTGAAGGGGCTGCGCGTCGGTGTGACGATTGGATCGACGGGCGCGGAGGTGGCGCGCGGGATTCCAAACGCCGATCTGCATGAGTTCAGCACGATCTCGGATGCCTTCCTCGATCTCTACAACGGAGGGGTCGATGCGGTCGTGAACGATACGCCCGTCGATGAGTACTATGTTGAGAACAAGGGCAAGGGCATCGCGAAGGTTGTGCCCGCGCAGATCAATCAGGAGGATTTGGGCATCGCTGTCAAAAAAGGAAATGCGGAGCTGCTTGGACAGCTGAATGCGGGACTGCGCACAATCAAGGAGAACGGCAAATATGCCGAGATCTACCGCAAGTGGTTTGGGAAGGAGCCGCCGACGGAGTGA
- the mmuM gene encoding homocysteine S-methyltransferase → MNVIEERLAAQDLIVLDGAFATELEARGFSVNDALWSAKALFERPDLVRDVHLDYLRAGADVVTSASYQATVEGFMKRGFSEAEAAALLQKSVHLAQEARDLYLAERGTHDPAPLVAASVGPYGAYLADGSEYRGDYDVDEDALTEFHAGRLRLLTAAQPDLLACETLPCLNEARAIVRALRAEKIRIPAWFSFSCRDAAHISDGTEIAECARFLDGVPEAAAIGLNCTAPQYVEELIRTIRQETAKPIIVYPNSGESYDASDKTWHGAAEDFGALACRWRSAGARLIGGCCRTSPREIVEISTWAKNAE, encoded by the coding sequence TTGAATGTAATTGAGGAGCGCCTTGCGGCGCAGGATCTGATCGTGCTGGACGGCGCGTTTGCAACGGAGCTTGAGGCGCGCGGCTTTTCCGTGAATGATGCACTGTGGTCGGCAAAGGCTCTCTTTGAGCGTCCCGACCTCGTGCGCGATGTTCATCTCGACTATCTGCGTGCGGGGGCGGACGTCGTTACGAGCGCGAGCTATCAGGCAACCGTCGAAGGCTTTATGAAGCGCGGCTTCTCTGAGGCGGAGGCTGCGGCGCTCCTTCAGAAGTCCGTGCATCTGGCGCAGGAAGCGCGCGATCTCTATCTCGCTGAGCGCGGCACGCATGACCCCGCACCGCTCGTTGCGGCGTCGGTCGGCCCCTATGGGGCATATCTCGCGGACGGCTCGGAGTATCGCGGCGACTATGATGTTGACGAGGATGCGCTTACGGAATTTCATGCAGGGCGCCTCCGACTCCTCACTGCGGCGCAGCCGGATCTGCTCGCCTGTGAGACACTGCCGTGCCTGAACGAGGCGCGCGCCATTGTGCGCGCCCTGCGTGCCGAGAAGATTCGCATCCCTGCATGGTTCTCGTTTTCCTGCCGTGATGCGGCACATATCAGTGACGGGACGGAGATCGCGGAATGTGCACGCTTCCTAGACGGCGTACCGGAGGCTGCAGCGATTGGGCTGAACTGCACGGCACCGCAGTATGTGGAGGAGCTGATTCGGACGATCCGTCAGGAAACAGCGAAACCTATCATCGTCTATCCAAACTCCGGTGAAAGTTACGATGCATCGGATAAGACATGGCACGGTGCTGCGGAGGACTTCGGCGCACTTGCGTGCCGCTGGCGCAGTGCAGGGGCACGACTCATCGGCGGCTGCTGCAGAACATCGCCGCGCGAGATTGTGGAGATTTCCACATGGGCAAAGAATGCAGAGTGA
- the folE gene encoding GTP cyclohydrolase I — MQSEVTKMEKGRSTVDLPRAERAMHEFLTAVGVDLTAQGMEETPARAAQLYAELFAGLHEEVGELWADVMTEEMDGLIAVRTIPFHSICEHHLLPFFGTAHIVYCPHAGRVAGFGVFTRLVDRMARRPQIQERLTSDIADEIERGLDAEGVLVVVDAQQLCMTMRGARAHGTRTTTSACRGVFLADPVMAMQAWQMLGIVHDTESC, encoded by the coding sequence ATGCAGAGTGAGGTGACGAAGATGGAGAAGGGGCGTTCAACGGTCGACCTTCCGCGTGCGGAGCGCGCCATGCACGAATTCCTCACGGCTGTCGGCGTCGATCTTACGGCGCAGGGGATGGAGGAGACACCTGCGCGCGCAGCGCAGCTCTACGCAGAGCTCTTTGCAGGGCTGCATGAGGAGGTCGGGGAACTCTGGGCGGATGTGATGACGGAGGAGATGGATGGCCTCATTGCCGTGCGTACGATTCCGTTTCACTCCATCTGTGAACATCATCTGCTTCCGTTCTTTGGGACGGCACATATTGTCTATTGCCCGCACGCAGGACGCGTGGCGGGCTTTGGCGTTTTCACGCGGCTCGTTGACCGCATGGCGCGCCGTCCCCAAATTCAGGAGCGTCTGACCTCGGATATTGCAGATGAAATCGAGCGCGGGCTCGACGCGGAGGGCGTGCTCGTCGTTGTCGACGCACAGCAGCTCTGCATGACGATGCGCGGTGCACGCGCGCACGGCACACGGACGACAACCTCCGCCTGCCGGGGCGTGTTTCTTGCAGATCCGGTGATGGCGATGCAGGCTTGGCAGATGCTTGGTATTGTACATGATACGGAGTCTTGCTGA
- the folP gene encoding dihydropteroate synthase, with protein sequence MIAERTYLFRDGKELRLGARTLVMGILNVTPDSFSDGGKWNRRDDALRHMEEMVRDGADIIDIGAESSRPGFVPMSAAEEIERLLPFLEAVLPECPVPVSVDTFKADTARAALRAGAHLLNDIWGLQYTEEPGAMAQAAAEADVPVVVMHNQNGTAYDGDVIAAMRGFFLRSFEIADAAGLSRENIILDPGIGFGKTAAQNMHVMRRMDELISYDGVDYPVLLGASRKSFIGAALDLPVEERMEATGAACVLGIMRGASIVRVHDVKPIARMCRMTDAILGA encoded by the coding sequence ATGATAGCAGAGAGAACATATCTCTTTCGTGACGGGAAGGAACTGCGGCTTGGTGCGCGGACACTCGTCATGGGGATTCTGAACGTGACGCCGGATTCGTTTTCAGACGGCGGGAAGTGGAATCGACGGGACGATGCCCTGCGCCATATGGAGGAGATGGTGCGGGACGGCGCGGACATCATCGACATCGGTGCGGAGTCGAGCCGCCCGGGCTTCGTGCCGATGAGTGCTGCGGAGGAAATCGAACGGCTTCTTCCGTTTCTCGAAGCCGTTCTGCCGGAGTGCCCTGTGCCCGTCTCTGTGGACACGTTCAAGGCAGACACGGCGCGTGCGGCGCTTCGTGCGGGGGCGCATCTGCTGAACGATATCTGGGGCTTGCAGTATACAGAGGAGCCGGGGGCAATGGCGCAGGCAGCGGCAGAGGCGGATGTGCCCGTCGTCGTTATGCACAATCAGAACGGGACGGCGTATGATGGGGATGTGATTGCCGCCATGCGCGGCTTTTTCCTGCGTTCGTTTGAGATTGCGGATGCGGCGGGGCTTTCCCGTGAGAATATCATCCTCGATCCCGGCATCGGCTTCGGCAAGACGGCGGCACAGAATATGCACGTTATGCGGCGAATGGATGAGCTCATCTCATACGATGGCGTCGATTATCCCGTCCTCCTTGGGGCGAGCCGCAAGAGCTTCATCGGGGCGGCGCTCGATCTGCCCGTGGAGGAGCGCATGGAGGCGACGGGGGCGGCGTGTGTTCTCGGCATCATGCGCGGTGCGTCCATTGTGCGTGTGCACGATGTGAAGCCGATTGCACGCATGTGTCGGATGACGGACGCGATACTGGGAGCTTGA
- the folB gene encoding dihydroneopterin aldolase, whose amino-acid sequence MDKIFLRGMTFAAAHGVLPHEHGVRQRFIVDAELLLDLHGAGVHDNLAETVNYAEVYEIVRKTIEGETKKLIESLAEDIAGRVLAAFSTIQSIRITVHKPAAPIPGIFSDVGVSITREREEP is encoded by the coding sequence ATGGACAAAATTTTTTTGCGCGGCATGACATTTGCGGCGGCACACGGCGTATTGCCGCATGAGCACGGGGTGCGCCAGCGTTTCATCGTGGATGCGGAGCTCCTGCTCGATTTGCATGGTGCAGGTGTGCACGACAATCTTGCGGAGACGGTGAACTATGCCGAGGTCTACGAGATCGTGCGCAAGACCATCGAGGGCGAGACGAAGAAGCTGATCGAATCGCTCGCCGAGGACATCGCGGGTAGGGTGCTTGCTGCGTTCTCCACGATTCAGAGCATCCGCATTACCGTACACAAGCCGGCGGCGCCCATTCCAGGGATCTTTTCGGACGTGGGTGTCTCCATCACGCGGGAGCGCGAAGAGCCGTGA